A region from the Pelagovum pacificum genome encodes:
- the coxB gene encoding cytochrome c oxidase subunit II — protein sequence MTSRRRATGRLTTGIAALAISGCSGPQSALSRGGEDASVLFTLFIVMLVAAVILWLLLNGAFFYVTRLYTGSMKARLANGMVIVCGILMPTVLIGILLAWGLSILPDQRQEGDGLTVRVRGEQWWWRIEYWPEGAEEPIIAANEIRMPVGERVEFLLDSDRVIHSFWIPSLGGKMDMFPGRETRMSLRAELPGTYRGQCAEFCGASHAWMAFEAVAMEPDDFDAWLEAEQGDAVAEAATLPGAAIFDREGCGACHQVRGTEHVGQVGPDLTHVGTRQTIGAGRMGASLENMDLWVRHTGDLKPEVDMPSYDYLSDEDAQALAEYLVALE from the coding sequence ATGACATCAAGACGACGCGCCACGGGGCGGCTGACCACGGGGATCGCAGCACTTGCGATCTCGGGCTGTTCCGGGCCGCAGAGCGCCCTCTCGCGCGGGGGTGAGGACGCTTCTGTCCTCTTCACACTATTCATTGTCATGCTCGTCGCGGCGGTCATCCTCTGGCTGCTGCTGAACGGCGCGTTCTTCTACGTCACACGGCTTTATACCGGGTCGATGAAGGCCCGGCTGGCGAACGGCATGGTCATCGTCTGCGGTATCCTGATGCCGACGGTGCTGATCGGCATCCTGCTCGCGTGGGGCCTGTCGATCCTTCCCGACCAGCGGCAGGAGGGGGACGGGCTGACCGTCCGCGTCCGGGGTGAGCAATGGTGGTGGCGCATCGAATACTGGCCCGAGGGCGCGGAAGAGCCGATCATCGCCGCCAACGAGATCCGAATGCCGGTCGGTGAGCGGGTCGAGTTCCTGCTCGACAGCGACCGGGTGATCCACTCGTTCTGGATCCCCTCGCTCGGTGGCAAGATGGACATGTTCCCCGGCCGCGAGACCCGGATGTCGCTCCGCGCCGAACTGCCCGGAACCTACCGCGGCCAGTGCGCAGAGTTCTGCGGCGCAAGCCACGCCTGGATGGCGTTCGAGGCCGTGGCGATGGAGCCTGACGATTTCGACGCCTGGCTCGAGGCCGAGCAGGGCGACGCGGTGGCCGAGGCGGCGACGCTTCCCGGTGCCGCGATCTTCGACCGCGAGGGCTGCGGCGCCTGTCACCAGGTGCGCGGGACGGAGCATGTCGGTCAGGTCGGCCCGGACCTCACCCACGTGGGCACCCGCCAGACCATCGGCGCCGGCCGCATGGGGGCCTCGCTCGAGAACATGGACCTCTGGGTGCGCCATACCGGCGACCTGAAGCCGGAGGTCGACATGCCGTCCTACGACTATCTCTCGGACGAGGACGCGCAGGCGCTCGCCGAATACCTGGTGGCCCTCGAATGA
- a CDS encoding NAD(P)-dependent alcohol dehydrogenase, with amino-acid sequence MRALVLEEKGRLALRDIEMPHELGPDDVRIAIHTVGVCGSDVHYYTHGKIGHFVVNEPMVLGHEASGTVAEVGANVSHLKPGDRVCMEPGIPDPNSRASKLGIYNVDPAVRFWATPPIHGCLAPEVVHPGSYTYKLPDQVTFAEAAMVEPFAIGMQASLRAGIRPGDIAVVLGAGPIGMMTALAALAGGCAQVLVVDFAQPKLDIIGKYDGITTANLGDTTAKEAVAALTDGWGADIVFECSGAAPAVLDVPNLARPGGAAVMVGMPVEPVPMDIVGLQAKELRLETVFRYANVYDRAIALIASGKVDLKPLITATYAFEDSITAFDRAVEAKPTDVKIQIEL; translated from the coding sequence ATGCGCGCGCTGGTACTCGAGGAGAAGGGACGTCTCGCCCTGCGGGACATCGAGATGCCGCACGAGCTCGGCCCCGACGACGTGCGTATCGCGATCCATACGGTCGGCGTCTGCGGGTCCGACGTGCACTACTACACCCACGGCAAGATCGGCCACTTCGTGGTGAACGAGCCGATGGTGCTGGGCCACGAGGCCTCCGGCACGGTGGCCGAGGTCGGCGCGAACGTCTCCCACCTCAAGCCGGGCGACCGCGTCTGCATGGAGCCGGGCATCCCCGATCCGAACAGCCGCGCCAGCAAGCTCGGCATCTACAACGTCGACCCCGCCGTGCGCTTCTGGGCGACGCCGCCGATCCACGGCTGCCTCGCGCCGGAGGTCGTGCACCCGGGGAGCTACACCTACAAACTGCCCGATCAGGTCACTTTCGCCGAGGCCGCGATGGTCGAACCCTTCGCCATCGGCATGCAGGCCTCGCTGCGCGCCGGCATCCGGCCCGGCGACATCGCCGTCGTGCTCGGCGCCGGGCCGATCGGCATGATGACCGCGCTCGCCGCGCTTGCGGGAGGCTGCGCGCAGGTGCTCGTCGTGGATTTCGCGCAACCCAAGCTCGACATCATCGGCAAGTACGACGGCATCACGACCGCCAACCTCGGCGACACCACCGCGAAGGAGGCCGTGGCGGCGCTGACCGACGGCTGGGGTGCCGATATCGTCTTCGAATGCTCCGGCGCCGCGCCGGCGGTTCTGGACGTGCCGAACCTCGCCCGGCCGGGTGGGGCGGCGGTCATGGTCGGCATGCCGGTCGAACCGGTGCCGATGGACATCGTGGGCCTGCAGGCCAAGGAACTCCGGCTCGAAACGGTTTTCCGCTATGCCAACGTGTACGACCGCGCCATCGCGCTGATCGCCTCCGGCAAGGTCGACCTCAAACCGCTGATCACCGCGACCTACGCGTTCGAGGACAGCATCACGGCCTTCGATCGCGCGGTCGAGGCGAAGCCGACGGACGTGAAGATCCAGATCGAGCTCTGA
- a CDS encoding iron ABC transporter ATP-binding protein: MIDVEGLRVSLSGSPVLKDITTTVPKGRLTALVGPNGAGKSTLLAALGRLEPVQAGTVSIGGKSIASYAHRELALTLSILRQDTHIAPRLTVEELVQFGRYPHSQGRRTAEDARIVARAVERLTLGAVADRHLDTLSGGQRQRALLAMVLAQQTPVILLDEPLNNLDPAHARSVMRLAREETDAGRTVVIVLHDLTVAARYADHVIALKDGRLAAEGPTKEIMRPHILSRLYDTEVAVETVANGPVVLAV; encoded by the coding sequence ATGATCGACGTGGAAGGTCTGCGGGTTTCCCTCTCCGGGTCGCCCGTGTTGAAGGACATCACGACCACCGTGCCGAAAGGTCGGCTCACCGCGCTCGTCGGGCCGAACGGTGCTGGCAAGTCGACGCTGCTCGCCGCGCTCGGCCGGCTGGAGCCTGTGCAGGCGGGCACAGTGTCTATCGGAGGGAAGTCGATTGCGAGTTACGCGCACCGCGAGCTCGCGCTGACGCTGTCGATCCTGCGGCAGGACACCCACATCGCCCCCCGCCTCACGGTGGAGGAGCTCGTTCAGTTCGGCCGCTACCCCCACAGCCAGGGGCGGCGCACGGCGGAGGACGCGCGCATCGTCGCCCGCGCGGTGGAGAGGCTGACACTCGGCGCGGTCGCCGATCGCCATCTCGACACCCTGTCGGGCGGCCAGCGCCAACGCGCGCTGTTGGCTATGGTGCTGGCACAGCAGACGCCGGTGATCCTGCTGGACGAGCCGTTGAACAATCTCGACCCGGCCCATGCCCGCAGCGTCATGCGCCTTGCGCGGGAAGAGACGGACGCCGGGCGCACTGTGGTCATCGTGCTGCACGACCTCACCGTCGCGGCCCGCTATGCCGACCACGTCATCGCGTTGAAGGACGGCCGCCTCGCCGCCGAGGGGCCGACGAAGGAGATCATGCGTCCGCACATCCTGTCCCGCCTCTACGACACCGAGGTCGCGGTGGAGACGGTCGCCAACGGGCCCGTCGTCCTCGCCGTCTGA
- a CDS encoding iron chelate uptake ABC transporter family permease subunit, whose product MLARPATDRTLAMAGIALLAVTAAYLSVGARGDWGFVLGFRGTKLVALLTVATAIALSTVAFQTLSGNGILTPSVMGFDALYLLIQTGLVFTLSGLGFATLDPFVKFAAETAVMTGAAMLLFGALLKDARDLARMVLTGLILGIMFRSLTALLARMIDPSEYAIAQSASYASFNVVEPALTWVAAAMTLAVGGWLLARHRRLDVISLGRDKSLSLGLDYDREARRLLAAIALLVSVSTALVGPVVFFGLLAAAIARQVAGTYRHAVLLPVSALIASTLLVGSQTLFERILGLQTSVAVVIEALGGLTFLYLIFRRSVR is encoded by the coding sequence ATGCTCGCCCGTCCCGCAACTGACCGCACGCTCGCGATGGCGGGCATCGCGCTGCTGGCGGTGACGGCGGCCTACCTGTCCGTCGGGGCGCGTGGCGACTGGGGCTTCGTGCTCGGCTTTCGGGGCACGAAGCTGGTCGCGCTGCTGACCGTCGCAACTGCCATCGCACTGTCGACCGTCGCCTTCCAGACATTGTCGGGCAACGGCATCCTGACGCCCTCTGTTATGGGGTTCGACGCGCTTTACCTGCTGATCCAGACCGGGCTGGTCTTCACGCTCTCGGGCCTCGGCTTCGCGACGCTCGACCCGTTCGTGAAGTTCGCGGCGGAAACAGCGGTGATGACCGGCGCGGCGATGCTGCTGTTCGGAGCGCTGCTGAAGGACGCCCGCGACCTCGCCCGGATGGTGCTGACGGGGCTGATCCTCGGCATCATGTTCCGCAGCCTCACCGCGCTTTTAGCGCGGATGATCGACCCGTCGGAATATGCCATCGCGCAGTCTGCGAGCTACGCCAGCTTCAACGTGGTCGAGCCCGCTCTGACGTGGGTTGCGGCGGCGATGACGCTGGCGGTCGGCGGCTGGCTGCTCGCCCGGCACCGGCGGCTCGACGTCATCTCGCTCGGCCGGGACAAGAGCCTGTCGCTCGGCCTCGACTACGACCGGGAGGCGCGGCGATTGCTGGCCGCCATCGCGTTGCTCGTCTCCGTGTCGACGGCGCTGGTCGGGCCCGTGGTCTTCTTCGGCCTGCTCGCCGCCGCGATCGCGCGGCAGGTCGCGGGCACCTACCGTCACGCGGTTCTGCTGCCCGTCTCCGCCCTGATCGCGTCGACGCTGCTGGTCGGCAGCCAGACGCTGTTCGAGCGGATTCTCGGGCTGCAGACCTCCGTCGCGGTGGTGATCGAGGCGCTCGGCGGGCTGACGTTTCTTTACCTCATCTTCAGACGGAGCGTGCGATGA
- a CDS encoding ABC transporter permease, translated as MKLATTLGLLGALAIASVLTGVASLSAEPWLVFASRLPRTAAAMLAGAGLAVGGVIMQMLARNRFVEPATAGTAQAAALGLLLVTLAAPGASIPLKMLAATITALIGTAGFLALVRRLPPADPLLVPLTGIVYGGILGALTTFLAYERDLLQLIGIWTGGELSGVMIGRYEFLWFSAILCIAAYLFADRFTIVGMGEATAQSLGLDYKRVMALGLAIVSVITALTVVTVGMIPFVGLVVPNLVARMVGENLRTTLPLVAAAGAGLVLACDIIGRLIRFPFEIPVGTVLGVVGAALFLWMLHARPSRN; from the coding sequence GTGAAACTTGCGACCACTCTAGGCCTGCTCGGGGCGCTGGCAATCGCCAGCGTCCTGACAGGCGTCGCGTCGTTGAGCGCGGAGCCCTGGCTCGTCTTCGCGAGCCGCCTGCCGCGCACGGCGGCGGCGATGCTGGCGGGGGCGGGGCTCGCCGTCGGGGGCGTCATCATGCAGATGCTCGCCCGCAACCGCTTCGTCGAACCGGCGACTGCGGGTACGGCACAGGCGGCGGCGCTCGGCCTGCTGCTCGTCACGCTGGCCGCGCCGGGTGCTTCGATCCCGCTCAAGATGCTGGCCGCCACGATCACCGCGCTGATCGGCACCGCCGGGTTTCTCGCGCTCGTACGGCGTCTGCCGCCGGCGGACCCGTTGCTCGTGCCGCTCACCGGCATCGTCTACGGTGGCATCCTCGGCGCGCTGACGACGTTCCTCGCCTATGAGCGCGACCTCCTGCAGCTGATCGGCATCTGGACGGGTGGCGAACTGTCCGGCGTGATGATCGGGCGCTACGAGTTCCTCTGGTTCAGCGCGATCCTCTGCATCGCGGCCTACCTTTTCGCGGACCGCTTCACGATCGTCGGCATGGGCGAAGCGACAGCGCAGAGCCTCGGGCTCGACTACAAGCGTGTCATGGCGCTTGGCCTCGCCATCGTGTCGGTCATCACGGCGCTGACCGTCGTGACGGTTGGCATGATCCCCTTCGTCGGCCTCGTCGTGCCGAACCTCGTCGCCCGCATGGTCGGAGAGAATCTGCGCACCACGCTGCCTCTGGTGGCGGCTGCAGGGGCGGGTCTGGTGCTCGCCTGCGACATCATCGGGCGGCTGATCCGGTTCCCCTTCGAAATCCCGGTCGGCACCGTTCTCGGCGTGGTTGGCGCGGCGCTTTTCCTCTGGATGCTTCATGCTCGCCCGTCCCGCAACTGA
- a CDS encoding siderophore ABC transporter substrate-binding protein — protein MNRPLLTLALAGLACPAFADTVTVDTATGPVEVETPVGSVAVYDLAALDTLDALGVEVTASINNTYLERLSQYEGDIGTLFEPDFEALNALSPDLIIAGGRSSAVVPQLSDFATTLDMTIPTEGQLDTILARIDTYGEIFGLRDAAADLRDELDSALDATADAVADKGDMLIVMTNGTNVSAYGAASRFGWLHTATGLPEASSDIDDTTHGEAISFEFIREIDPDWLFVIDRGAAIGQEGPSAEATLDNALVRETTAWETGQVIYLNSAELYITGGGAQSTLNTLETIRSAFGSNS, from the coding sequence ATGAATCGTCCCCTTCTTACGCTCGCCCTCGCCGGGCTGGCCTGTCCCGCCTTTGCCGACACCGTGACCGTGGACACCGCCACTGGTCCCGTCGAGGTCGAGACGCCAGTGGGCAGCGTCGCCGTCTACGACCTCGCCGCGCTCGACACGCTGGATGCACTGGGGGTGGAGGTCACGGCGTCCATCAACAACACCTACCTCGAGCGGCTGTCGCAGTATGAAGGCGACATCGGCACCCTGTTCGAGCCGGACTTCGAGGCGCTGAACGCGCTCTCGCCCGACCTCATCATCGCTGGCGGGCGGTCCTCTGCGGTTGTGCCGCAGCTGTCGGACTTCGCGACGACGCTCGACATGACGATCCCGACCGAAGGCCAGCTCGACACGATCCTCGCGCGGATCGACACGTACGGCGAGATCTTCGGCCTTCGGGACGCCGCCGCGGACCTGCGGGACGAGCTCGACTCCGCGCTCGACGCGACGGCGGATGCCGTAGCCGACAAGGGGGACATGCTGATCGTCATGACCAACGGCACCAATGTCTCCGCCTATGGCGCCGCCTCGCGTTTCGGCTGGCTGCACACGGCGACCGGACTGCCCGAAGCCTCGTCGGACATCGACGACACGACCCACGGCGAGGCCATCTCCTTCGAGTTCATCCGCGAGATCGACCCCGACTGGCTCTTCGTGATCGACCGCGGCGCGGCCATCGGCCAGGAAGGGCCGAGCGCCGAGGCCACGCTCGACAACGCGCTCGTGCGCGAGACGACGGCGTGGGAAACCGGGCAGGTGATCTATCTGAACTCCGCCGAACTCTACATCACCGGAGGTGGCGCGCAGTCCACGCTGAACACGCTCGAAACCATCCGGAGCGCCTTCGGCAGCAATTCGTGA